One window from the genome of Magnolia sinica isolate HGM2019 chromosome 4, MsV1, whole genome shotgun sequence encodes:
- the LOC131242198 gene encoding uncharacterized protein LOC131242198, whose translation MSLQYSVLDDRPIDQWKVMELREELRRRKIPTRGLKEDLVKRLDEAIRSEREPVNEELGNGFDSESEPKVNYDSEETKPLGTQIVEDGVEFVKSRGEKVDDEITMVAVDNNNAEAHQGGKVQDEESLVNVDTDGLVEETVIVSVSTEQCITTNQNVATELQSSRQEPRNDEPELGNDDSKPHPNNAKLNMPEPNDQISEEDSKSKLEDIKLDTSDLNNQVSEDDSKPLLEAVKIDMSSSSNQTSEYLRAPLEDVNLSDPNNQVPEGNSKSHLEDLKLNISDPYNQVPEEDSKPHIEDINHHLSNPYNQVPEEDSKPQLEDIMLNASNPTNQVSEVGKVKCESISTGTVLINDKNELKDNLNADNFHSEIKFSKQEMVKPSSSNVPPLGGDLHSLDVQESCQNKDCVEGIDDSDVAYLDPSHKNHNADGGFPEKLNLDRSSGEDSMEEDIFESKQMDSNHNSNEAVDRNKVNESYVAKEGSPFDALVIGFSSEKKDVIAEKDNIQEISSEKRNFEDRAVGNNEPSKRQRRWNPETLKVPELQNSKRTPSTTPKEADQSTPNLVFTRSDSTLSRDAPKERIVPPSQKTPTTSLRIDHFLRPFTLKAVQELLAKTGTVCSFWMDHIKTHCYVMYSSVEEAVETRNALYNLQWPPNGGHLLTADFVDPQEAKTRMEAPPQPSVAPSHTPTAAPSTPSLQPQQPFLRKNSLNQSLPPPPPLPVSGLPPARERLPLPSSPPKNPDPPTLTLDDLFKKTRATPRIYYLPLSEEQVAAKLASRCRSPME comes from the exons ATGTCATTGCAGTATTCAGTGCTTGATGACCGGCCCATTGATCAGTGGAAAGTAATGGAGCTGAGGGAGGAGCTGCGGAGACGGAAGATTCCAACAAGGGGTTTGAAGGAGGATTTGGTGAAGCGGTTGGATGAAGCAATTCGCAGTGAGAGGGAGCCTGTCAATGAAGAATTGGGTAATGGGTTCGATTCTGAATCTGAACCCAAGGTTAACTACGACAGCGAGGAGACTAAGCCGCTTGGTACTCAAATTGTAGAAGATGGTGTTGAATTTGTTAAGAGCAGAGGTGAAAAGGTGGATGATGAGATCACCATGGTTGCTGTTGATAATAACAATGCCGAGGCTCATCAAGGCGGCAAAGTTCAAGATGAGGAATCATTGGTTAATGTTGATACAGATGGGTTGGTTGAGGAAACAGTCATTGTTTCAGTTTCAACAGAACAGTGTATCACAACCAACCAGAATGTGGCAACTGAGTTACAATCCAGCCGGCAAGAGCCAAGGAATGATGAACCTGAGCTGGGGAATGATGATTCCAAGCCTCACCCCAACAATGCCAAGCTCAACATGCCCGAACCCAATGACCAAATATCCGAGGAGGATTCAAAATCTAAGCTTGAAGACATCAAGCTTGACACATCCGATCTAAATAACCAGGTATCCGAGGATGATTCAAAGCCTCTGCTTGAAGCCGTCAAGATCGACATGTCCAGTTCGAGCAATCAGACATCTGAGTATTTGAGGGCTCCTCTTGAAGATGTTAATTTATCGGATCCGAACAACCAGGTACCTGAGGGGAATTCAAAGTCTCATCTTGAAGACTTGAAGCTCAACATTTCCGATCCATATAACCAAGTACCTGAGGAGGATTCAAAGCCTCATATTGAAGACATCAATCACCACTTGTCCAATCCATATAACCAAGTACCTGAGGAGGATTCGAAGCCTCAACTTGAAGACATCATGCTCAACGCCTCCAATCCAACTAACCAGGTATCCGAGGTCGGCAAAGTAAAGTGTGAGTCAATTTCTACTGGTACTGTGTTAATTAATGACAAGAATGAACTAAAGGATAATTTAAATGCTGATAATTTCCATTCAGAAATAAAATTTAGTAAGCAGGAGATGGTGAAACCATCCTCCAGCAATGTTCCTCCTCTTGGTGGCGATTTACATTCATTGGATGTTCAAGAGTCATGTCAGAACAAGGACTGTGTAGAAGGAATTGATGACAGTGATGTTGCATATTTGGACCCCAGCCACAAAAATCATAATGCGGATGGGGGCTTCCCAGAAAAATTAAACTTAGACCGAAGCTCAGGCGAAGACTCTATGGAAGAGGATATATTCGAGAGTAAGCAAATGGATTCCAATCATAATTCTAATGAAGCTGTTGATAGGAATAAGGTCAATGAATCTTATGTTGCAAAAGAGGGAAGTCCTTTTGATGCATTGGTGATTGGGTTCTCTTCCGAGAAAAAGGATGTTATTGCTGAGAAGGACAATATTCAGGAGATTTCTTCTGAGAAAAGAAATTTTGAAG ATCGAGCTGTTGGGAACAATGAGCCTTCAaagaggcagcgcagatggaatCCTGAAACACTAAAAGTTCCTGAACTGCAAAACTCTAAGCGGACACCTTCTACCACACCTAAGGAAGCAGATCAGTCTACTCCCAATCTCGTTTTCACCAGGTCTGATTCTACACTCAGCAGAGATGCCCCAAAGGAACGCATCG TTCCGCCGTCGCAGAAAACTCCCACAACTTCCCTGAGGATTGACCATTTTTTGCGTCCATTCACTCTGAAGGCTGTGCAGGAGCTTCTGGCAAAAACAGGAACTGTCTGTAGTTTCtggatggaccacatcaaaaCCCATTGCTATGTAATG TACTCCTCAGTGGAAGAAGCTGTGGAGACTCGAAATGCTTTGTACAATCTACAGTGGCCTCCAAATGGAGGACACCTCCTTACAGCTGATTTTGTGGACCCCCAAGAAGCGAAGACCCGCATGGAAGCTCCTCCCCAGCCTTCAGTTGCTCCCAGCCACACCCCAACTGCTGCACCTTCAACCCCTTCCCTCCAACCCCAACAGCCCTTCCTACGAAAAAATTCACTAAATCAGTCACTGCCTCCCCCGCCTCCCCTGCCGGTGTCCGGTTTACCACCGGCAAGGGAACGACTACCTCTTCCATCGTCGCCCCCCAAGAATCCTGACCCACCTACTCTCACGCTCGATGATCTTTTCAAGAAAACCAGAGCCACTCCTCGGATCTATTACTTACCATTATCTGAAGAACAGGTCGCTGCGAAACTTGCCTCACGGTGCAGGAGCCCCATGGAGTAG
- the LOC131242196 gene encoding large ribosomal subunit protein eL30-like isoform X2, with amino-acid sequence MKSGKYTLGYKTVLRSLRSSKGKLIIISNNCPPLRKSEIEYYAMLAKVGVHHFNGNNVDLGTACGKYYRVSCLSIIDPGDSDIIKTLPGDQ; translated from the exons ATGAAGAGTGGGAAGTATACGCTTGGATATAAAACTGTTCTTCGGTCACTGAGAAGctcaaaag GAAAACTCATTATTATTTCAAACAACTGTCCACCTCTGCGGAAATCTGAGATTGAGTACTATGCGATGCTTGCGAAGGTTGGAGTGCACCATTTCAATGGAA ACAATGTAGACTTGGGCACAGCATGTGGAAAATATTATCGAGTGTCGTGCCTTAGCATCATTGATCCAG GTGACTCCGATATCATCAAAACACTGCCTGGTGACCAGTAA
- the LOC131242196 gene encoding large ribosomal subunit protein eL30-like isoform X1 has translation MVATKKTKKTHESINNRLALVMKSGKYTLGYKTVLRSLRSSKGKLIIISNNCPPLRKSEIEYYAMLAKVGVHHFNGNNVDLGTACGKYYRVSCLSIIDPGDSDIIKTLPGDQ, from the exons ATGGTTGCCACGAAGAAGACG AAGAAGACTCATGAGAGCATTAACAACAGGCTCGCCCTCGTGATGAAGAGTGGGAAGTATACGCTTGGATATAAAACTGTTCTTCGGTCACTGAGAAGctcaaaag GAAAACTCATTATTATTTCAAACAACTGTCCACCTCTGCGGAAATCTGAGATTGAGTACTATGCGATGCTTGCGAAGGTTGGAGTGCACCATTTCAATGGAA ACAATGTAGACTTGGGCACAGCATGTGGAAAATATTATCGAGTGTCGTGCCTTAGCATCATTGATCCAG GTGACTCCGATATCATCAAAACACTGCCTGGTGACCAGTAA